A single Calidifontibacter indicus DNA region contains:
- a CDS encoding DUF4244 domain-containing protein — MNPNTLGAALVRRLQRCRAADGEAGMATSEYAVGILAAVSFAVVLIAIVKSAAVKTALTGIITSALSVAS; from the coding sequence ATGAATCCGAACACTCTCGGCGCGGCGCTTGTCCGCCGGCTGCAGCGCTGCCGCGCGGCCGACGGGGAGGCCGGCATGGCCACCAGTGAGTACGCCGTCGGCATCCTGGCCGCCGTCAGCTTCGCGGTCGTGCTCATCGCGATCGTGAAGTCGGCGGCGGTCAAGACGGCCCTCACCGGCATCATCACCTCGGCTCTGTCGGTCGCGAGCTGA
- a CDS encoding Rv3654c family TadE-like protein, with amino-acid sequence MTETVDCERGSGTVLIAGIVGAAVLLFGAGAALASAQLASGRARTAADLAALAAAGSTVRLEPVAGCAAAATVARANGARTTRCTDLGGGDFEVIVAVRPGLGRLGEATARARAGPDHAVGPTAGPAP; translated from the coding sequence ATGACGGAAACCGTTGACTGCGAACGAGGTTCGGGAACGGTGCTCATCGCGGGCATCGTCGGTGCAGCCGTGCTGCTGTTCGGTGCGGGTGCCGCGCTGGCGAGCGCTCAACTGGCCTCGGGCCGGGCCCGCACCGCCGCCGACCTGGCCGCGCTCGCCGCGGCCGGCAGCACGGTACGCCTCGAACCGGTCGCGGGCTGCGCGGCAGCGGCCACCGTCGCCCGGGCGAACGGAGCGCGCACGACGCGCTGCACCGATCTCGGCGGCGGCGACTTCGAGGTGATCGTCGCGGTGCGTCCGGGTTTGGGCCGGCTCGGCGAGGCTACGGCGCGAGCTCGCGCCGGACCCGATCATGCAGTCGGGCCGACAGCAGGGCCAGCACCGTGA
- a CDS encoding TadE family type IV pilus minor pilin, producing MRTPPRACPRREGESGMVSAELAAAFPAVVLALLFVLGAAQHGIAATRAQEAARVAARSAARGDPPGQVQSLAHRVAPGAGVAVYGDGNRVQVRVTVPARGPTAWMVPSSRFVADATALREENDDGNR from the coding sequence ATGCGGACGCCGCCGCGAGCCTGCCCTCGACGTGAGGGCGAGTCGGGCATGGTCAGCGCCGAACTCGCGGCGGCGTTCCCGGCGGTCGTGCTCGCGCTGTTGTTCGTGCTCGGCGCGGCGCAGCACGGCATCGCCGCCACCCGCGCCCAGGAAGCTGCACGGGTCGCCGCCAGATCGGCGGCCCGAGGCGACCCACCCGGGCAGGTGCAGAGCCTCGCCCACCGGGTTGCTCCCGGCGCGGGTGTGGCGGTCTACGGCGACGGCAACCGGGTGCAGGTGCGGGTGACGGTGCCCGCTCGCGGACCCACCGCATGGATGGTGCCGTCGAGCCGGTTCGTCGCCGACGCGACGGCACTGCGGGAGGAGAACGATGACGGAAACCGTTGA